A region from the Campylobacter subantarcticus LMG 24377 genome encodes:
- a CDS encoding anaerobic C4-dicarboxylate transporter family protein, translating to MDIIFILQLFIIFSMIAIGGRYGGIGLGVAGGLGMCILVLVFGMQPASLPVSVVFIILAVITCVSVLQSAGGLDLLVKIAEKTLKKKPQAIVFMGPLITSTFTIFCGTTYVAFSIYPVIAEVAAQAKIRPERPLSVSVIAAGIAVVASPMSAATAGMVAVLAISGVGFVQILAVVMPAFLIGVICACLSVFKRGKELEQDEEFQRRVRAGEYQFLTQDKQEDKQETDPKIKRALLIFALGILTIIFFGTFTNLLPHYELANGKIERLSTPNLIQMIMLATACLIMLFAKVPANKLGEASVFRSGLIGVVGVFGIAWMTGTFFEAYKPLFSDSLSHVVEDYPYLFGVALFAFSMVIFSPAATVAALMPLGVSLGIPPQILIVLYPCVSGDFIVPGANQIACVAFDRTGTTKIGKFVINHSYLRPGFALIIGAVVSAYFISQIVF from the coding sequence ATGGATATTATTTTTATACTTCAACTTTTTATTATTTTTTCTATGATAGCCATAGGTGGTAGATATGGTGGTATAGGACTTGGGGTTGCAGGTGGGCTTGGTATGTGTATTTTAGTGCTAGTTTTTGGTATGCAACCAGCTTCACTTCCTGTGAGTGTTGTGTTTATTATACTTGCTGTGATTACTTGCGTGAGTGTTTTACAAAGTGCAGGCGGGCTTGATTTGTTAGTAAAAATAGCCGAAAAAACATTAAAGAAAAAACCTCAAGCTATTGTTTTTATGGGTCCATTAATCACATCCACATTTACAATATTTTGTGGTACTACTTATGTGGCTTTTTCTATTTATCCAGTGATTGCTGAAGTAGCTGCTCAAGCTAAAATTCGCCCTGAAAGGCCACTTTCGGTTTCAGTTATAGCAGCAGGTATTGCAGTAGTGGCTTCTCCTATGAGTGCAGCTACTGCAGGTATGGTGGCTGTTTTGGCCATTAGTGGTGTAGGATTTGTTCAAATATTAGCCGTGGTAATGCCAGCGTTTTTAATTGGTGTTATATGTGCTTGTTTGAGCGTTTTTAAAAGAGGAAAAGAGCTTGAGCAAGATGAGGAATTTCAAAGAAGAGTAAGAGCAGGGGAGTATCAGTTTTTAACTCAAGATAAACAAGAAGATAAACAAGAAACAGATCCTAAAATTAAAAGAGCTTTATTAATATTTGCTTTGGGGATTTTAACCATTATTTTCTTTGGGACTTTTACAAATTTGTTACCTCACTATGAGCTTGCAAATGGTAAAATAGAAAGACTTTCTACTCCAAATTTAATTCAAATGATCATGTTAGCAACAGCATGCTTAATCATGCTTTTTGCTAAAGTACCTGCCAATAAGCTTGGTGAAGCTTCGGTGTTTAGATCGGGACTTATAGGCGTTGTAGGGGTTTTTGGTATAGCTTGGATGACAGGGACATTTTTTGAAGCCTACAAACCTTTATTTAGTGATTCTTTATCACATGTTGTAGAAGATTATCCGTATTTATTTGGTGTGGCTTTATTTGCCTTTTCTATGGTGATTTTTTCTCCAGCTGCAACAGTAGCTGCTTTGATGCCTTTGGGTGTGAGTTTGGGAATTCCTCCTCAAATTCTTATTGTGCTTTATCCTTGCGTGAGTGGAGATTTTATAGTACCAGGAGCTAATCAAATAGCTTGTGTTGCTTTTGATAGAACAGGTACAACAAAAATAGGTAAATTTGTAATCAATCACTCTTATTTAAGACCAGGTTTTGCTTTAATCATTGGTGCTGTTGTGAGTGCTTACTTTATATCGCAAATAGTTTTTTAA
- a CDS encoding YheO-like PAS sensor domain-containing protein produces the protein MDELQKELFIKLTQFLGQVLGDQYEIVFHVIAPEGSYIAAIANNHISGRTINSPLTSFASELVQEKEYLNKDFLCDYKAKVGKSKIVTGSTFFIKNQNKIVGILCINHDTTELRNAISKIIELEKINDFSDLLDIHNQNNVNLHNVSNIETLSHSIEDILAENIDLKYLNSGYSLSTEQKDEIIKKLHSKGIFNIKGSIPIVAKSLNISEPSVYRYLQKLKNNL, from the coding sequence ATGGATGAGCTACAAAAAGAATTATTTATCAAACTTACTCAATTTTTAGGACAGGTACTTGGGGATCAATATGAAATAGTTTTTCATGTGATTGCACCTGAAGGTTCATATATTGCAGCTATTGCAAATAATCATATTAGCGGGAGAACTATCAATTCACCTTTAACCTCCTTCGCAAGCGAACTCGTGCAAGAAAAAGAGTATTTAAACAAAGATTTTTTATGTGATTATAAAGCAAAGGTTGGAAAATCTAAGATCGTTACTGGATCAACCTTTTTTATAAAAAATCAAAACAAAATTGTAGGAATTTTATGTATAAATCATGACACCACAGAACTTAGAAATGCTATTAGTAAAATCATAGAACTAGAAAAAATTAATGATTTTAGTGATTTATTAGATATTCACAATCAAAACAATGTAAATTTACATAATGTGAGTAATATAGAAACACTTAGTCATTCTATAGAAGATATTCTAGCTGAAAACATAGACTTAAAATATTTAAATTCAGGATATAGCTTAAGCACTGAACAAAAAGATGAGATTATTAAAAAGCTTCACTCAAAGGGAATTTTTAATATAAAAGGAAGTATACCTATAGTTGCTAAGTCACTTAATATATCAGAACCTAGCGTCTATAGGTATTTGCAAAAACTTAAAAATAACCTTTAG
- a CDS encoding Rid family detoxifying hydrolase has translation MANYPKAIGPYSAYREANGLLFISGQLPINPQSGNIESENVKDQTRQSLLNIKAILEENNLYFNNVVKTTCFLANIDDFVAFNEVYSEFFTAPYPARSAFAVKDLPKGAKVEIEVIAYKG, from the coding sequence ATGGCAAATTATCCAAAGGCTATAGGACCATATTCAGCTTATAGAGAAGCGAATGGGTTGTTATTTATTTCAGGACAGCTTCCTATTAATCCACAAAGTGGAAATATAGAAAGTGAAAATGTGAAGGATCAAACAAGACAATCATTGTTAAATATTAAGGCTATATTGGAAGAAAATAATCTTTATTTTAATAATGTAGTAAAAACAACTTGTTTTTTAGCAAATATTGATGATTTTGTAGCTTTTAATGAGGTTTATTCTGAATTTTTCACAGCTCCATATCCTGCAAGAAGTGCTTTTGCAGTAAAAGATCTTCCTAAGGGGGCAAAAGTGGAAATAGAGGTTATTGCTTATAAAGGATAA
- the dcuC gene encoding C4-dicarboxylate transporter DcuC: MFSLCLAGCSIIFLVFMLVRKVNAHMALLLSGLLLLCLSGVFGLSPVIDAKQSLHLGLFDIFQVVNTKMSSTLAGLGLTLMCIAGFSAYMDHVGASYALFKVFERPLKAVKSPYILLLVSYFVIQFLVLFIPSHAGLALLLMVTMYPILVRSGVSKLSALSIIAICQYIDHGPGSGNVILASKTAEIDPAVYFVHYQLPTTMPIIIAVGIAIYFCSKYFDKKEKFVFNSDDIEKELSEHDGKNKELKKPPRIYAILPIIPLVLILGFSSVLDSILVLLGFTTIEEVKAASSTAIKMNVPVAMMISTFIAIVFEIIRHKSFIDTLNSIMVFFKGMGHLFVITVSLIVCGQVFASGLLSIGFVDTLINFAKDAGFDVLAIIIAVSILLAVCAFLMGSGNAAFFSFAPLIPNIAKSFGVETITMIAPIQIMTGFGRCVSPIAPAILAISTMAKVNPLQVVKRTAIPMLVAAIVNVIMTYIYL, encoded by the coding sequence ATGTTTAGTTTGTGTTTAGCTGGATGCTCTATTATATTTCTTGTTTTTATGTTAGTAAGAAAAGTAAATGCACATATGGCATTGTTACTAAGCGGTCTATTGTTATTGTGTTTATCAGGAGTTTTTGGGCTTTCACCAGTTATTGATGCGAAGCAATCTTTACATTTAGGTCTTTTTGATATTTTTCAAGTGGTAAATACTAAAATGTCAAGCACTTTAGCAGGACTTGGACTTACTTTAATGTGTATAGCAGGATTTTCTGCTTATATGGATCATGTAGGTGCAAGTTATGCTTTATTTAAAGTATTTGAAAGACCTTTAAAGGCAGTAAAATCACCTTATATTTTATTGTTAGTTTCATATTTTGTAATTCAGTTCTTAGTACTTTTTATACCTTCACATGCAGGTTTGGCATTATTACTTATGGTTACAATGTATCCTATTTTAGTGCGTTCAGGTGTTTCTAAACTATCAGCACTTTCAATTATTGCTATTTGTCAATATATTGATCATGGACCAGGAAGTGGAAATGTAATACTAGCTTCAAAAACAGCTGAAATTGATCCGGCTGTATATTTTGTACACTATCAACTTCCAACCACTATGCCAATTATCATAGCAGTGGGTATTGCAATTTATTTTTGTTCTAAGTATTTTGATAAAAAAGAAAAATTTGTATTTAACTCTGATGATATTGAAAAAGAATTGAGTGAGCATGATGGAAAAAATAAAGAGCTAAAAAAACCTCCTAGAATTTATGCAATTTTACCTATTATACCTTTAGTGTTAATTTTAGGTTTTAGTAGTGTTTTAGATAGCATATTGGTTTTATTGGGATTTACTACTATAGAAGAAGTAAAAGCAGCCTCATCTACTGCTATTAAAATGAATGTACCAGTTGCAATGATGATTTCGACTTTTATAGCAATTGTATTTGAAATTATTCGTCATAAAAGTTTTATAGATACCTTAAATTCTATTATGGTATTTTTTAAGGGTATGGGTCATTTGTTTGTGATAACTGTTTCTTTGATTGTTTGTGGTCAAGTTTTTGCAAGTGGACTACTATCGATAGGTTTTGTAGATACGTTAATAAATTTTGCAAAAGATGCGGGTTTTGACGTGCTTGCTATTATTATAGCAGTTTCTATTTTACTTGCTGTATGTGCATTTTTAATGGGCTCTGGTAATGCAGCATTTTTCTCTTTTGCTCCACTTATACCAAATATAGCAAAATCTTTTGGAGTGGAAACTATCACCATGATAGCACCAATTCAAATAATGACAGGTTTTGGAAGATGTGTTTCACCAATAGCCCCAGCTATTTTAGCAATTTCTACTATGGCAAAGGTTAATCCCTTGCAGGTAGTTAAAAGAACGGCTATTCCTATGCTTGTAGCTGCTATTGTTAATGTGATTATGACTTATATTTATCTATAA
- a CDS encoding trans-sulfuration enzyme family protein, which produces MNNKTKLIHLGRGDQNAEVRSVNPTLMRASTILFKDHATWQKYREQRKTDRVLSYGARGTATNFELEKLICELEGGYRAQLFPTGLAALAMVLLNYASKDAHFLITDAIYGPVRTICELFLAKMGIEIDFLKADASDVEEKIKPNTKLILCESPGSILYEIIDLPKLCEIAHKHNIPVAIDNTYSSGYFLNPLELGADISVIAATKYLSGHSDVTMGIVVINEKEWKNFDKLPEALGFTTSPDDAYLVLRGMRTLDVRMRAHEKSADEVVEFLQSRKEVKTIFYPKLKTHPNHEVFMRDHKGANGMVTIEFADGISKEHVIEFVDNLEYFSIGASWGGYESLATVTTPPRTATDWSTRGPFVRFHIGLEDSKDLITDLKQAFEKINFKG; this is translated from the coding sequence ATGAACAACAAAACTAAATTAATCCACCTAGGAAGAGGTGATCAAAACGCTGAAGTAAGATCAGTCAATCCAACCTTAATGCGTGCATCAACTATACTTTTTAAAGATCATGCAACTTGGCAAAAATACCGCGAGCAAAGAAAAACAGATCGTGTTTTAAGTTATGGTGCTAGAGGTACAGCAACTAATTTTGAACTTGAAAAACTAATTTGTGAGCTTGAAGGCGGTTATAGAGCACAACTTTTCCCAACAGGACTTGCAGCACTAGCCATGGTACTCTTAAACTATGCTAGTAAAGATGCTCATTTTTTAATTACTGATGCTATTTATGGACCTGTTAGAACAATTTGTGAGTTATTTTTAGCTAAAATGGGTATAGAAATTGACTTTTTAAAAGCTGATGCTTCTGATGTAGAAGAAAAAATTAAACCAAATACAAAATTAATCCTTTGTGAAAGCCCAGGTTCTATACTTTATGAAATCATAGATTTGCCAAAACTTTGCGAAATTGCACACAAACATAACATACCAGTAGCGATTGATAATACTTATTCAAGTGGGTATTTTTTAAATCCGCTTGAGCTTGGAGCAGATATTTCAGTGATTGCAGCGACTAAATATTTAAGTGGACATTCAGATGTAACCATGGGTATAGTAGTGATTAATGAAAAAGAATGGAAAAATTTTGATAAATTACCAGAAGCTTTAGGATTTACCACAAGTCCTGATGATGCTTATTTAGTACTTCGTGGCATGAGAACTTTAGATGTAAGAATGAGAGCACATGAAAAAAGTGCCGATGAGGTAGTAGAGTTTTTACAAAGTAGAAAAGAAGTTAAAACAATCTTTTATCCAAAATTAAAAACTCATCCAAACCATGAAGTTTTTATGCGTGATCATAAAGGTGCCAATGGTATGGTAACGATTGAATTTGCAGATGGTATTTCAAAAGAACATGTTATTGAATTTGTAGATAATTTAGAGTATTTTTCAATCGGTGCAAGTTGGGGCGGATATGAGAGTTTAGCTACGGTTACTACTCCACCAAGAACTGCTACAGATTGGAGTACTAGAGGGCCTTTTGTAAGATTTCATATAGGTCTTGAAGATAGTAAGGATTTGATCACTGATTTAAAACAAGCATTTGAAAAAATAAATTTTAAAGGATAA
- the purB gene encoding adenylosuccinate lyase — protein MGVSVFDMRLLQDSWSTPAMRAIFSEENRIQKWLDVEAALAKAQAKLGIIPNEAATEIAKKAHYKFMDMDFIFTEFKKTKHPLVPTVRGLEKACENGLGEYVHFGVTTQDIIDTGIVLQFKEAMTLIKQDLKDIAKNLAKIAKEHKNTAMMGRTLALQALPITFGHKVAIWLSELNRHYERIIELEKRLYVGLIVGAVGTKASLSDKANEVEKLTLESLGLEVPDISWQPARDRFIELGYVLGNINATFNKIAHQLLILAHNEINEIAEPFGKGQVGSSTMPHKRNPAVSENAVTVSNALRANIAILSDIERHEHERDGQVWKMEWKLLPEAFLMLSVVLANMKFVFDGLEVKKDKMLKNLNTLNGFVLAERVMFALSDHYGKQHAHEIVYENAMRGIENHKTFKEVLLEDERVNKVLSEKDIDVLMDATTYVGYAPKLVDEFLEKIANAPILK, from the coding sequence ATGGGTGTGAGTGTATTTGATATGAGGTTGCTTCAAGATTCTTGGAGCACCCCTGCAATGAGAGCTATTTTTAGTGAAGAAAATAGAATTCAAAAATGGCTTGATGTAGAAGCTGCCCTGGCAAAAGCTCAAGCAAAACTTGGCATTATCCCTAATGAAGCAGCTACAGAAATAGCTAAAAAAGCTCATTATAAATTTATGGACATGGATTTTATTTTTACTGAGTTTAAAAAGACTAAACACCCTTTAGTGCCTACTGTACGTGGTTTGGAAAAAGCTTGTGAAAATGGTCTTGGCGAATATGTGCATTTTGGTGTAACAACACAAGATATCATTGATACAGGTATAGTTTTACAATTTAAAGAAGCTATGACTTTAATCAAGCAAGATTTAAAAGATATAGCGAAAAATTTAGCAAAAATCGCAAAAGAGCATAAAAACACTGCAATGATGGGAAGAACCTTGGCTTTACAAGCTTTACCTATAACTTTTGGACACAAAGTTGCAATTTGGCTTAGTGAGCTTAACCGTCATTATGAAAGAATTATCGAGCTTGAAAAAAGATTATATGTAGGATTAATCGTAGGTGCAGTAGGAACTAAAGCAAGTTTGAGTGATAAAGCTAATGAAGTAGAAAAACTTACTTTAGAAAGTTTAGGTTTAGAAGTTCCTGATATCTCATGGCAACCAGCAAGAGATCGTTTCATTGAGCTTGGTTATGTTTTGGGTAATATCAATGCAACCTTTAATAAAATCGCACATCAACTTTTAATCTTAGCTCATAATGAAATCAATGAAATTGCTGAGCCTTTTGGAAAAGGTCAAGTAGGAAGCTCTACTATGCCTCATAAAAGAAATCCTGCAGTAAGTGAAAATGCAGTAACAGTAAGTAATGCTTTAAGAGCAAATATTGCAATTTTAAGTGATATAGAAAGACATGAGCATGAAAGAGATGGTCAAGTTTGGAAAATGGAATGGAAGCTTTTGCCAGAAGCCTTTTTAATGCTTTCAGTGGTATTAGCAAATATGAAATTTGTCTTTGATGGTTTAGAGGTTAAAAAAGACAAAATGCTAAAAAATCTTAACACGCTTAATGGCTTTGTATTAGCAGAACGCGTGATGTTTGCTTTGAGTGATCATTATGGTAAGCAACATGCACATGAAATTGTATATGAAAATGCTATGAGAGGTATAGAAAATCATAAAACTTTTAAAGAAGTTTTACTTGAAGATGAGCGTGTGAATAAGGTTTTAAGTGAAAAAGACATTGATGTTTTAATGGATGCTACAACTTATGTAGGTTATGCACCAAAATTAGTTGATGAGTTCTTAGAAAAAATCGCTAATGCACCAATTCTAAAGTAG